The following is a genomic window from Carassius auratus strain Wakin chromosome 15, ASM336829v1, whole genome shotgun sequence.
TGTTCTTTTCCCCTTCCTTTTATAGAATAAAAATACAGTCTATCTTGTCGTTTTTTGCTGTTTGAGCATCTTTCTTCGTTTTAGAATCATGTCATGAAGTCTTTTGAGTCCCTCTTTGAGACCGTCACCAATGATGGCACAGGTGGGCTGCAGGTGCCACGGTGTAGAGGGTCCCAGTTCATTGAGAGAAAGCATGGTCTCTATCTGTGACAGTGACAGAGCCTGTCTCAAGTCCTGCTTGTTAGCAATAATCAACACAGGCACTCCTTGATTTTCAGAGGAGCAGATGATTTTGTGAAGCTCCGTCTTAGCCTCTTCCATTCTCTCCGTGTCCAGAGAGTCCACAACGAACACGATGCCATCAGTGCCGCGTGTGTAGGACTTCCAAAGAGGCCTCAGTTTCTCCTGGCCGCCAACATCCCAAAAGTGAAACGTCACGGTTTGTGAGTCCCCGACAGATACTTTGACTTTCTCTGCATTGAAGCCTTTGGTGGGGACAGTGTTGACAAACTCATTGAACTGCAGACGGTACAGGACCGTCGTTTTGCCTGCAAAGTCCAGACCCAGAATAGCGATGTGAAGAGAATTACAGAACGGAAGACTGGAGAGAAAGTTGGGTTGCTCTGATAATCCGTTCCCCATTTCCCCTTAGGAGTATGAGAACAATATGAGTTTAAGATGATGTTCCATAGGTCCAAAACCCCAGATGCACATCCAGAGCTTGCCTAAAAgttcacacacagacatatgttgtttttaaatgttttttgataGATATAATACAATTTGCCTGGCTGCAAAAATCACAATTAATCTTTTGTGAGGGTGTTTTAAAAACTTACCATTTTACATGCTAAACAAAACGATACTTTctacgctcttaaaaataaaggtgcttaaaaggtttttcacagcgatgccatagaagaaccatttttggttccacaaagaaccatt
Proteins encoded in this region:
- the LOC113114905 gene encoding ADP-ribosylation factor-like protein 4A translates to MGNGLSEQPNFLSSLPFCNSLHIAILGLDFAGKTTVLYRLQFNEFVNTVPTKGFNAEKVKVSVGDSQTVTFHFWDVGGQEKLRPLWKSYTRGTDGIVFVVDSLDTERMEEAKTELHKIICSSENQGVPVLIIANKQDLRQALSLSQIETMLSLNELGPSTPWHLQPTCAIIGDGLKEGLKRLHDMILKRRKMLKQQKTTR